A genomic stretch from Xenopus laevis strain J_2021 chromosome 6S, Xenopus_laevis_v10.1, whole genome shotgun sequence includes:
- the prr15.S gene encoding proline-rich protein 15, whose protein sequence is MADSATEKNPGGNWWKSLTVRKKPKEVSVYNTPVSVETTEDRTWGVGSGSLSSSPGSRENQHPNSISAAGPEHCSDAKQDKMFNEKTGRRNLKISRSGRFKEKMKVRACLPESPKFFQENPSNANDERQ, encoded by the coding sequence ATGGCAGACAGTGCCACAGAGAAAAATCCCGGCGGTAACTGGTGGAAATCACTTACTGTACGTAAAAAGCCCAAGGAGGTCTCTGTGTATAATACGCCAGTTTCAGTTGAGACAACAGAAGACAGAACTTGGGGAGTCGGAAGTGGATCTCTGAGCTCGTCTCCAGGCTCCAGAGAGAACCAGCACCCAAACTCTATATCTGCTGCAGGCCCAGAACACTGTAGTGATGCCAAACAAGATAAGATGTTCAATGAGAAGACTGGTCGCAGGAACCTAAAAATCTCTCGCTCAGGACGCTTTAAGGAGAAAATGAAGGTGCGTGCTTGTTTACCAGAGAGTCCTAAGTTCTTTCAAGAAAACCCATCAAATGCAAATGATGAGCGGCAGTGA